TCATGTTTTGAGGGAAAACGCCGATGCGATCGCCCTCCCGCAGGGCCCGCCGCATCCCTTCCGGGTCGTAGAGCCCATTGATGAAGATATGCCGGGCCTCCTCGAGGGGAACTCCCAGATCCCGCAGGGCCTCGGCCACCGTCGTGCCGGGGCGGTAGGGCAGGAGGGCGACCGCATCCTGCCGCGGATCCTCCTGGCCGATATAGCGACGGAGATCGCCATATAGATGGATCTCGATCATCGCGGATTGTGGAGCGCAACCCTTCCGGTCCTGGAGGGATAACAAGGGGATGGACAGGTGTCCGGAATACCCATCCATCCCCCGATTTCGGCATCGCGTTCCGGGAGAGCACCGCTCAGGCCGCGACCTCCCCTACGACCTCCTTGGGCCACTTGCTGAAGTCGTAGACCGCGTCCAGCTCCTCCGGCGGGACGTCGAAGACGGTGTTGTGGGGCGGGAGCGGCTCCTTGGTCATGAAGTCGGGGAGACGATCGTGGGCCTTGGTGAAGCCAGCGGCCTCGTTGAACAGCCGCTCCTTGCGGATGATCTCATATCCCAGGCGGATGGCGTCCTGGGTGGTCCAGTTCACCCCCAACACGCCGGCGCACGACTCCACCATCCCCTCGAAGCCCTCCGGGATGTCCAGCACGCAGAAGGCGTCGAAGAGGCAATAACCGGTGGAGTCGATGAAGGCGGTGGTGGCCTGGAAGGCTCGGGAGAGGTCCGCCTTCTGGACGGCGAAGGGATCCGCCTTGCCGCCCACGCCCAGGATCTCTGGGGCAATGGTGTAGCCGGCGGTGTGATCGGCACCCATCGTGGAGGTGGCATAGGTCACGCCGATCCCTTTGACCGCCCGGGGCTCGTAGGCGGGCATCCCCTGCCCTTTGACCGCCGGGACGCGCGTGACGCCGAAGGCGCGGCCGGTGAAGACACAGCCGTTGCCCAGGATGCGGCCCAGCGGGGTGCCGTGCCGGACCTCCTCGTTCAGGAGCCGGATGGCGGTGTCCGCATCGCCGAAGGCCAGCAGTCCGGCCTCCATGGCCACGGCCAGCGTGTCGCCCATCTCGATGGTGTCCACCCCGATGTCGTTGCAGAGCCAGATCAGGTCGGCGATCTTGTCCAGGTCCCCGATCCCGCAGTTGGCGCCCAGCGCCCAGACCGATTCATATTCCATCACCGAGACCTTGAAGGTCCCGTCTGGGTTGGCCCAGCGGTCGGAGCACTGGATGATGCAACCGGGATGGCAGGGATGGCCGGTCATCCCCTCACCGTTGCGCTTATGGATGATCTCAGCCTTGGTCTCGCCGCTGATCTGGGAGGCCAGCTCGAAGCGGCCGGAGGAGAAGTTGCGGGTGGGGTAGCCGCCGGCCTCGTTCATGATGTTCACCAGGACGTTGGTGCCGTAGGTGTTCAGGGCGCCGCCCTTCTTGGTCACGTCATGGGTCAGGGAGGCCTGGGTGAGCTTCTTGATGCCCCGCTCGAAGAGCTCGGGGTTCTTGATCTCGACGCCCGGGCCACCCCGATCGTCGATGACGATGGCCTTAAGCCCTTTGGAGCCCATCACCGCACCCAGGCCGCCGCGGCCGGCGTAACGGCCTGCGGTGTTCTCCATATCGTTGACGCAGATCCCAGCGGCCGCCATGCGCATCTCCCCGGCGGGGCCAATGCCGATGATGGCCACGCCCTCCCCGTGTTCCTTCCAGAGGAGATCGCAGGTCTCATACATCCCCTTGCCCTTCAGGTGATCCGCCGGCAGCAGGCGGGCG
The window above is part of the Thermoflexus hugenholtzii JAD2 genome. Proteins encoded here:
- a CDS encoding ubiquitin family protein, translating into MIEIHLYGDLRRYIGQEDPRQDAVALLPYRPGTTVAEALRDLGVPLEEARHIFINGLYDPEGMRRALREGDRIGVFPQNMTMPHIRLFAPRATREG
- a CDS encoding aldehyde ferredoxin oxidoreductase family protein → MAKLLRVNMTDLSVRFEEVPEKYALLGGRGLTSSIIYDEVPPLCHPLGPDNKLIIAPGIVSGTKAPTSGRTSFGGKSPLTGGIKESNAGGLSSQKIARLGIKAIIVEGQPREKDRFYVLKVDKDGARLLPADHLKGKGMYETCDLLWKEHGEGVAIIGIGPAGEMRMAAAGICVNDMENTAGRYAGRGGLGAVMGSKGLKAIVIDDRGGPGVEIKNPELFERGIKKLTQASLTHDVTKKGGALNTYGTNVLVNIMNEAGGYPTRNFSSGRFELASQISGETKAEIIHKRNGEGMTGHPCHPGCIIQCSDRWANPDGTFKVSVMEYESVWALGANCGIGDLDKIADLIWLCNDIGVDTIEMGDTLAVAMEAGLLAFGDADTAIRLLNEEVRHGTPLGRILGNGCVFTGRAFGVTRVPAVKGQGMPAYEPRAVKGIGVTYATSTMGADHTAGYTIAPEILGVGGKADPFAVQKADLSRAFQATTAFIDSTGYCLFDAFCVLDIPEGFEGMVESCAGVLGVNWTTQDAIRLGYEIIRKERLFNEAAGFTKAHDRLPDFMTKEPLPPHNTVFDVPPEELDAVYDFSKWPKEVVGEVAA